The proteins below come from a single Halostagnicola larsenii XH-48 genomic window:
- a CDS encoding DUF5518 domain-containing protein yields the protein MIRLWNRLKGRFDPEWRLAIVLGLASIPFTVAFYWQSSPDFTHHFAPVFFAGVIGGTLAYSTGLKAGRVGARIGLVGSLVELWPFVDLLVFISGLNQPLGFSGLQGVMLVCFTLLVIGLSALAGKIGAILGHWTLERTDTYRSRLGAH from the coding sequence ATGATTCGTCTCTGGAACCGCCTAAAGGGGCGCTTCGATCCCGAGTGGCGACTTGCAATCGTCCTCGGACTCGCCTCGATTCCGTTCACGGTCGCGTTCTACTGGCAGTCGTCGCCGGACTTCACGCACCACTTCGCCCCCGTATTTTTCGCTGGCGTGATCGGTGGAACCCTCGCTTACAGCACCGGTCTGAAGGCGGGCCGAGTTGGCGCACGAATCGGGCTCGTCGGTTCGCTCGTGGAACTCTGGCCGTTCGTCGACCTCCTCGTGTTCATTTCCGGGTTGAACCAGCCGCTCGGATTTAGCGGGTTGCAGGGTGTCATGCTCGTCTGTTTCACACTACTCGTCATCGGACTCTCCGCCCTGGCCGGAAAGATCGGCGCAATACTTGGACACTGGACACTCGAGAGGACGGATACGTACCGCTCGCGTCTCGGAGCCCACTAG
- the arcS gene encoding archaeosine synthase subunit alpha has translation MTDYFEIHARDGAARLGELRLSEPVRTPGLVDDVLEDAGSLWAADRAIPEGDDDVLTVLPHRGFPGGTDEAVQESFAVEYPDVEFPSAAVVSSESVGFHEIPGPNDPESGADAYIVSDARSAVGHGAALVEAVVAVREAIPADTALIFSGVATPRNVALLAYAGVDAFDASRAVIKGTQGKYLTSEGEYYLEDLEELPGPLSEETDIEAFDREDCVEHNVAALEAELSIVRQRIRDGRLRDYIEGQARHDQWLTAAMRELDDQWAYLEERTPILREAELDASTADAIRRVEIQRFADRVTTRYRNRFKNPLVLTPCSARKPYSESKSHGRFHDAIQWRAHQVSMTSPIGVVPQELETTYPAQHYDSVVTGRWSEDEKRFVASVLERYLERNEYPRIVAHVPDEGYRDIVERVEDSLDLDVTYTVAKGAHPTDEDSIAALSSELSGELKYSKREREHNTVRAIADYLLGDGAGDDLFPDIQTTSRYPKIQIRDDEETQLATMVPNYGTLSFTLEGAKQWVDSDAPVKRVEIDNFVPHGSVLAPGIVDADEDIRVGDEVVVEGPKAFGVGRAEMFGAEMVESTRGIGAEIRHVEER, from the coding sequence ATGACCGACTATTTCGAGATTCACGCGCGCGACGGGGCCGCGCGTCTCGGAGAACTCCGCCTCTCCGAGCCCGTTCGAACCCCCGGACTCGTCGACGACGTCCTCGAGGACGCCGGCTCGCTCTGGGCGGCAGACCGGGCGATACCCGAGGGCGACGACGACGTTCTCACCGTCCTCCCCCACCGCGGGTTTCCGGGCGGGACCGACGAAGCCGTCCAGGAGTCGTTCGCCGTCGAGTATCCGGACGTCGAGTTTCCGAGCGCCGCCGTCGTCTCGAGCGAGAGCGTCGGGTTCCACGAGATTCCCGGCCCGAACGATCCGGAGTCCGGAGCCGACGCGTACATCGTCTCCGACGCCCGGTCGGCGGTCGGCCACGGCGCGGCGCTCGTCGAAGCCGTCGTCGCCGTCCGCGAGGCGATCCCGGCCGACACCGCGCTTATCTTCTCCGGCGTCGCGACGCCCCGAAACGTCGCCCTGCTGGCGTACGCCGGCGTCGACGCGTTCGACGCCTCGAGGGCGGTCATCAAGGGAACGCAGGGCAAGTACCTCACGAGCGAGGGGGAGTACTACCTCGAGGATCTCGAGGAGCTGCCGGGCCCGCTGAGCGAGGAGACCGATATCGAGGCGTTCGACCGCGAGGACTGCGTCGAGCACAACGTCGCCGCCCTCGAGGCCGAACTCTCGATCGTCCGCCAGCGCATTCGCGACGGGCGACTGCGGGACTACATCGAGGGCCAGGCTCGACACGACCAGTGGCTCACCGCGGCGATGCGCGAACTCGACGATCAGTGGGCGTACTTAGAGGAACGAACGCCGATCCTCCGAGAGGCGGAACTCGACGCCTCGACGGCCGACGCGATCCGGCGGGTCGAGATCCAGCGCTTCGCCGACCGCGTGACGACGCGATACCGGAATCGGTTCAAGAACCCGCTCGTCCTCACCCCGTGTTCGGCCCGGAAACCCTACAGCGAATCCAAGAGCCACGGCCGATTCCACGACGCGATCCAGTGGCGGGCCCACCAGGTGTCGATGACCTCGCCCATCGGCGTCGTTCCGCAGGAACTCGAGACGACCTACCCGGCCCAACACTACGACAGCGTCGTCACCGGCCGCTGGTCCGAGGACGAAAAGCGGTTCGTCGCGTCGGTCCTCGAGCGCTACCTCGAGCGCAACGAGTACCCGCGGATCGTTGCCCACGTCCCCGACGAGGGCTACCGCGACATCGTCGAACGCGTCGAAGACTCGCTCGATCTGGACGTGACCTACACCGTCGCGAAGGGCGCACACCCGACCGACGAGGACTCGATCGCCGCACTCTCGAGCGAGCTATCTGGCGAACTCAAATACAGCAAGCGCGAGCGCGAGCACAACACGGTCCGGGCCATCGCCGACTACCTGCTCGGCGACGGGGCCGGCGACGACCTCTTTCCCGACATCCAGACGACCAGCAGGTACCCCAAGATCCAGATTCGTGACGACGAGGAGACGCAACTGGCGACGATGGTTCCTAACTATGGCACCCTCTCGTTTACGCTCGAGGGCGCAAAGCAATGGGTCGACAGCGACGCGCCGGTCAAGCGAGTCGAAATCGATAATTTCGTCCCCCACGGCAGCGTGCTCGCGCCGGGAATCGTCGACGCCGACGAGGACATCCGCGTGGGCGACGAGGTCGTCGTCGAAGGGCCGAAGGCCTTCGGTGTCGGCCGCGCCGAGATGTTCGGAGCGGAGATGGTCGAGAGCACGCGCGGTATCGGCGCGGAGATCCGCCACGTCGAAGAGCGGTAG
- a CDS encoding DUF373 family protein, giving the protein MTTLVICLDRTDDVGRRTGLQSPIVGWEAVRALVTDVGLADPEDSGVNSLLESLRVAQNLRDEDEETVVAVVSGERESMVSADRAVARQLDDLIAEHEPDSAVVVIDSAEDERLVPIVESRVQVDSVDRVVVRQARDIESTYYLLKQFLADEELRQTVLVPIGLTLLVFPMLATAFGPAEGAAAITTVIGLFLLYKGFNIDELVTGFAHQIKESLYTGQVSVVTYVVAAGLTFVGIFVGALGVSGLEETQSGEVLIPAAVFAFEGVPWLATAALTASAGRLLDEIIGERPVRASYLNLPFIVLAIGFVVRGFSAYFLETQGEIDPLTVPDLDLGWRSIESFQTTAGERLAVFVLIGILVSLVGVRIAASFSGTPEESTTDADRSDGGQAAEADLPDPGSESELTDGGARSVSATDDNPGNRESAESAGDDLEGPDRS; this is encoded by the coding sequence GTGACTACGCTGGTCATCTGTCTCGACCGGACCGACGACGTCGGCCGCCGGACCGGCCTCCAGTCCCCGATCGTCGGCTGGGAGGCAGTGCGCGCGCTCGTGACGGACGTCGGACTCGCAGACCCCGAAGACTCCGGCGTAAACTCGTTGCTCGAGTCCCTTCGGGTCGCCCAGAACCTCCGCGACGAGGACGAAGAGACCGTCGTCGCGGTCGTTTCGGGCGAACGCGAGTCGATGGTCTCGGCGGACCGAGCCGTCGCGCGCCAGCTCGACGACCTCATCGCCGAACACGAGCCGGATTCGGCGGTCGTCGTCATCGATAGCGCCGAGGATGAACGGCTCGTCCCGATCGTCGAGAGCCGCGTGCAGGTCGATTCGGTCGATCGGGTCGTCGTCCGACAGGCTCGAGACATCGAGTCGACGTACTACCTGCTCAAGCAGTTTCTCGCCGACGAGGAGTTGCGCCAGACCGTGTTGGTCCCCATCGGGCTCACCCTGCTCGTGTTCCCGATGCTCGCGACCGCCTTCGGACCGGCTGAAGGGGCGGCTGCGATCACGACCGTCATTGGGCTGTTCTTGCTGTACAAGGGATTCAACATCGACGAACTCGTGACAGGGTTCGCCCACCAGATCAAAGAATCGCTGTACACGGGGCAGGTGTCGGTCGTCACCTACGTCGTCGCCGCGGGGCTGACGTTCGTCGGAATCTTCGTCGGCGCGCTCGGCGTGTCCGGGCTCGAGGAGACCCAGAGCGGGGAGGTGTTGATCCCGGCCGCGGTGTTCGCCTTCGAGGGCGTTCCGTGGTTGGCAACGGCGGCGCTGACCGCGAGCGCGGGTCGACTCCTCGACGAAATTATCGGCGAACGGCCGGTGCGTGCCTCGTATCTCAACCTCCCGTTTATCGTCCTCGCGATCGGATTCGTCGTTCGAGGGTTTTCGGCGTACTTCCTCGAGACCCAGGGCGAGATCGACCCGTTGACCGTGCCCGACCTCGATCTCGGCTGGCGGTCGATCGAGAGTTTCCAGACGACCGCGGGCGAACGACTCGCGGTGTTCGTCCTGATCGGCATTCTGGTAAGTCTCGTCGGCGTTCGCATCGCCGCTTCGTTTAGCGGCACGCCGGAGGAGTCGACGACGGACGCCGACCGGTCCGACGGCGGACAGGCGGCCGAAGCCGACCTCCCCGACCCCGGCTCGGAGTCCGAACTGACGGACGGCGGCGCGAGATCGGTGTCAGCGACCGACGATAACCCCGGCAACCGCGAGAGCGCCGAGAGTGCGGGCGACGACCTCGAAGGCCCGGATCGTTCCTGA
- the sppA gene encoding signal peptide peptidase SppA — protein sequence MVSRTGVGRLVIIVAFAVVFAVAGIVLFVVFPASLADLIGVLLALAVAAVGVRIAGNIASSVFPSYNVAEVAVDGPISRDGGGGSLPSSPGSTPADDIVDQIDRADEDGNVEALLVKLNTPGGEVVPSDDIRLAAERFDGPTIAYTTDLCASGGYWIASGCDELWARDASIVGSIGVIGSRVNASGLADKVGLSYERFAAGDFKDAGTPLKDMDDEEREYLQGLIDDYYETFVERVSDGRDLEAELVRETEARIYLGEDAHEMGLVDELGTRRDLEDELADRLATDEVAIETFEPPQPLMRRVGTGARGIAYAFGAGISGLAEDRGFRLRT from the coding sequence GTGGTTAGTCGGACCGGAGTCGGTCGGCTCGTAATCATCGTCGCCTTTGCGGTGGTGTTCGCCGTCGCCGGCATCGTCTTGTTCGTCGTCTTCCCGGCCTCGCTGGCGGATCTGATCGGGGTACTGCTGGCGCTCGCGGTCGCCGCCGTCGGGGTTCGAATCGCCGGAAATATCGCGAGTTCGGTGTTTCCGAGCTACAACGTCGCCGAGGTCGCCGTCGACGGCCCGATCAGCCGCGACGGCGGTGGCGGCTCGCTGCCCTCGAGTCCGGGCTCGACGCCGGCGGACGACATCGTCGACCAGATCGACCGGGCGGACGAGGACGGCAACGTCGAGGCGCTGTTGGTGAAGCTGAACACCCCCGGCGGCGAGGTCGTCCCGAGCGACGACATCAGGCTCGCGGCCGAGCGCTTCGACGGGCCGACGATCGCGTACACGACGGATCTCTGTGCCAGCGGCGGCTACTGGATCGCAAGCGGCTGTGACGAACTGTGGGCTCGAGACGCGAGCATCGTCGGCTCGATCGGCGTCATCGGTTCTCGCGTCAACGCGAGCGGGCTGGCCGACAAAGTGGGACTCTCTTACGAGCGGTTCGCCGCGGGTGATTTCAAGGACGCCGGCACGCCGCTCAAGGATATGGACGACGAGGAGCGCGAGTACCTCCAGGGACTGATCGACGACTACTACGAGACGTTCGTCGAGCGGGTGAGCGACGGCCGCGACCTCGAGGCCGAGTTGGTCCGCGAGACGGAGGCGCGGATCTACCTCGGCGAGGACGCCCACGAGATGGGGCTCGTCGACGAACTCGGCACGAGACGGGATCTCGAGGACGAACTCGCCGATCGGTTGGCGACCGACGAGGTGGCAATCGAGACGTTCGAACCGCCACAGCCGTTGATGCGGCGGGTCGGCACCGGCGCTCGCGGAATCGCCTACGCGTTCGGCGCCGGAATTTCGGGCCTCGCTGAGGACCGGGGCTTCCGGCTTCGGACCTGA
- a CDS encoding response regulator: protein MTNPSPSNAEPARILLVEDNPGDIRLTKEAFKRGRIEIELDVVSDGVDALEFLSQEGEYADAPRPDLVLLDLNLPRMNGDEVLEELQDDPALRRIPVIVLTSSQAEEDVITSYDLRANAYLTKPVDPDAFIETVRTFEKFWFSMVRLPPEDDSA from the coding sequence ATGACTAACCCATCACCCTCAAACGCCGAACCGGCTCGAATTTTACTCGTCGAGGACAACCCCGGCGACATCCGACTGACCAAGGAGGCGTTCAAACGCGGGCGAATCGAGATCGAACTCGACGTCGTTTCCGACGGCGTTGACGCACTCGAGTTCCTTTCGCAGGAAGGCGAGTACGCGGACGCGCCGCGACCGGATCTCGTTCTTCTGGACCTCAATCTGCCCCGCATGAACGGCGACGAGGTCTTGGAGGAACTGCAGGACGATCCGGCACTCCGACGGATCCCAGTGATCGTGCTGACCAGTTCGCAAGCCGAAGAGGACGTCATCACGTCGTACGACCTGCGTGCGAACGCCTATCTCACGAAACCGGTCGATCCGGACGCGTTCATCGAAACTGTTCGAACGTTCGAGAAGTTCTGGTTTTCGATGGTCCGGCTCCCGCCAGAGGATGATTCTGCATGA
- a CDS encoding bacterio-opsin activator domain-containing protein, with product MTSNVHEPSDERRPESASRQTAEDEQEAATDQAVHILLIEDNPGDARLIREMLRDSEELTQRFDLDERTGDRPTVTCESRLEDGLEALETARIDVVLLDLNLPDSDGLETLETVHETVEAVPIVVLTGVRDQEIGVRAIQRGAQDFLVKDEVTTPLLVRTIYHAIERARQRRERRRRRRQMEALNRLNRIAHDTTHAVITSDTRRELEQQVCDRLVESDAYQFAWIGGVSPGSDEVTPRARAGSEREYLDRITVTAGDDKYAQGPGGTALQTQEVQITTDVRTDPDFKPWRDVALEYGYRSVASIPISHEELVYGVLIVYSTTVDAFTGPERDVLSRMGDVIGHAITAIERREALVSDAVIELEFQIDELAAPLVNLSTAESVSTRFNRLIWEGKTLLAYGSAEGISQDTFRETVGRTTGFEDVRFLTNGDEEFEFELAVPAVDSLFETIATHGGRITSVTIDDGEFRFAVQLPQGRDTRRIVELVREGHENVSYLSQRSYDQRDTGGLGAQSVLQEKLTEKQRVALETAYAAGYFDWPRGSTGEEIAERLDISPATLNQHLRTAERKFFDSMFESSQQNEP from the coding sequence ATGACCAGCAACGTCCACGAGCCGTCCGACGAGCGGCGTCCCGAATCGGCAAGTCGGCAAACGGCGGAGGACGAACAAGAGGCGGCTACCGATCAGGCGGTTCACATCCTGCTGATCGAGGACAATCCGGGTGATGCGCGATTGATCCGTGAGATGCTTCGAGACTCCGAGGAACTCACCCAGCGGTTCGATCTCGACGAGCGGACGGGTGACCGACCGACGGTTACCTGCGAGTCTCGCCTCGAAGACGGGCTCGAGGCCCTCGAGACGGCCCGTATCGACGTCGTCTTGCTCGACTTGAACCTGCCGGATAGCGACGGCCTCGAGACCCTCGAGACGGTCCACGAGACGGTCGAAGCCGTTCCGATCGTGGTGTTGACCGGCGTTCGCGATCAGGAAATCGGCGTTCGGGCGATCCAGCGCGGCGCACAGGATTTCCTCGTCAAAGACGAGGTCACGACGCCGCTTTTGGTTCGGACGATCTACCACGCGATCGAACGCGCCAGACAGCGCCGCGAGCGCCGACGACGACGCCGTCAGATGGAGGCGCTCAACCGTCTCAATCGGATCGCCCACGATACGACCCACGCGGTTATCACGAGCGACACGCGACGGGAACTCGAGCAACAGGTGTGTGACCGTCTCGTCGAGTCCGACGCCTACCAGTTCGCCTGGATCGGCGGGGTGAGCCCGGGTAGCGACGAAGTCACGCCGCGAGCGAGGGCTGGTTCCGAGCGGGAGTACCTCGACCGGATCACGGTCACCGCCGGCGACGATAAGTACGCGCAGGGACCCGGTGGAACCGCGCTGCAGACCCAGGAGGTTCAGATCACAACCGATGTTCGCACCGATCCCGACTTCAAACCGTGGCGCGACGTCGCACTCGAGTACGGCTATCGCTCCGTCGCTTCGATTCCGATCAGCCACGAGGAACTCGTCTACGGCGTCCTCATCGTGTATTCGACGACTGTCGACGCGTTCACCGGCCCCGAACGGGATGTCCTCTCTCGAATGGGTGATGTCATCGGCCACGCGATCACGGCGATCGAGCGCCGGGAAGCGCTCGTCAGCGACGCGGTCATCGAACTCGAGTTCCAGATCGATGAGCTAGCGGCCCCGCTCGTCAACCTGTCGACGGCGGAATCCGTATCGACTCGCTTCAATCGGCTGATCTGGGAGGGGAAAACGCTGCTCGCGTACGGCTCCGCCGAAGGAATCTCTCAGGACACGTTCCGCGAGACGGTCGGCCGAACGACGGGGTTCGAGGACGTTCGGTTCCTCACGAACGGCGACGAGGAGTTCGAATTCGAGCTGGCCGTCCCGGCCGTCGACTCCCTGTTCGAGACCATCGCGACCCACGGCGGCCGAATCACGTCGGTAACGATCGACGACGGCGAGTTCCGGTTCGCGGTGCAGCTCCCACAGGGCCGTGACACCCGTCGAATCGTCGAACTCGTTCGGGAGGGCCACGAGAATGTCAGCTACCTGTCCCAACGATCCTACGATCAGCGCGACACGGGCGGGTTGGGCGCACAGTCGGTGCTTCAGGAGAAGCTCACGGAGAAACAGCGCGTCGCGCTCGAGACGGCCTACGCCGCCGGCTACTTCGATTGGCCCCGCGGCAGCACCGGCGAGGAAATCGCCGAGCGACTCGACATCTCCCCGGCGACGCTCAACCAGCACTTACGAACCGCAGAGCGCAAATTCTTCGACTCGATGTTCGAATCGTCGCAACAAAACGAGCCGTAA
- a CDS encoding methyl-accepting chemotaxis protein, protein MGLNSEEILPERIRRSYTAKFGAVLALVLLCTIVAAVFFYVDISSALTADTRGEMELTAEGEAAELSKWVEDHEQQTRLLAAHETFAGDDEDAIEALLHDELAKQPNTTQDIHYFESGLGSTNAVIDQSTNDDAVGTDVRTLLGSSSVHHEADGGVEERGVRDLEADFTTTYTDTYETDGGYRVGFLSPIYADGEPDGMIMVSVGVDERASMFGNPIDESYTQVVNEGDEAILFDSGGESVMGYYRVDESESILEDEDVDETGVTEYGGTNELVSYAPVEGTDWVLASHAPQGNAYALADSVGNSLLMLVGISLLGFVLVGALIGRPTARALDDLAGNARALAAGDLDVEIESTERVDELGRVQNGFADSTDYLRTVAEQADAIAGREFDDPVLEEDVPGALGESLETMRRDLEEFVAELEQSQTEARAARDEAEAMARRLEEQAERVSEAMAAAADGDLTEQLDEDIENDAMAEIARAFNEMIDQLEETILTIQRLGSEVDDVSADVAARVDEIERATRHVSESAEQIAAGTDQQETQFQNVLSEMNDLSATVEEVASTAETVANVSGETASRAEDASESTAEIVTEMDRLERRTEAIATQIGSLDEEVERIGDIVELIDEIAAQTNMLALNASIEAARAGQAGERFEVVADEVKELAEETAEATQQADSLIGEVQDSTDEAVSSVHEMREQVDDSVDSVEDGIEALEDITTQVEDVNDGVHEINRATDEQARASQEVVSEVQTATDVSEETNAEADNVAAAAEEQTASIAEIAAGARSLADSAQALSDSLEAFDVDQTSESDDAEVLEFGGDEFEDAGDESENDGGDGNGSGSTDSGEGSGDIDSGAGSESTDSNETRVSN, encoded by the coding sequence ATGGGACTCAATAGTGAAGAAATTCTCCCGGAACGAATACGGCGGAGCTACACCGCCAAATTCGGCGCCGTGCTCGCGCTCGTTTTGCTGTGTACGATCGTCGCTGCCGTCTTTTTCTACGTCGATATCTCGAGTGCGCTGACGGCGGACACGCGGGGGGAGATGGAACTCACCGCCGAGGGCGAGGCGGCCGAACTCTCGAAGTGGGTTGAAGACCACGAACAACAGACCCGTCTGCTCGCCGCTCACGAGACGTTCGCGGGCGACGACGAGGACGCCATCGAGGCGTTGCTCCACGACGAACTGGCGAAACAACCGAACACGACACAGGACATTCACTACTTCGAGTCCGGACTCGGATCGACGAACGCCGTTATCGATCAGAGTACGAACGATGACGCGGTCGGAACGGACGTGCGAACGCTGCTCGGCAGTTCGAGCGTCCATCACGAAGCCGACGGCGGGGTCGAAGAACGGGGCGTCCGCGACCTCGAGGCGGATTTCACGACGACGTACACGGATACGTACGAAACCGACGGCGGGTACAGGGTTGGCTTCCTCAGCCCGATCTACGCCGATGGGGAACCCGACGGGATGATCATGGTCAGCGTCGGCGTCGATGAGCGGGCCTCGATGTTCGGCAACCCGATCGACGAGAGTTATACGCAGGTCGTAAACGAGGGTGACGAAGCGATCCTCTTCGATTCCGGCGGCGAGTCGGTCATGGGCTACTACCGCGTCGACGAATCCGAGTCGATCCTCGAGGACGAAGACGTCGACGAAACCGGCGTCACGGAGTACGGCGGGACGAACGAACTCGTCTCCTACGCTCCCGTCGAGGGAACCGACTGGGTGCTCGCCTCCCACGCTCCGCAGGGCAACGCGTACGCGCTCGCCGACAGCGTCGGCAACTCGTTGCTTATGCTCGTTGGCATCTCGCTTCTCGGATTCGTCCTCGTGGGAGCACTGATCGGTCGGCCGACCGCGCGCGCACTCGACGACCTCGCCGGCAACGCCCGCGCGCTCGCGGCAGGCGACCTCGACGTCGAGATCGAGTCGACCGAGCGGGTCGACGAACTCGGCCGCGTGCAAAACGGCTTCGCCGACAGCACGGACTACCTGCGGACGGTCGCCGAGCAGGCGGACGCGATCGCCGGACGGGAGTTCGACGATCCCGTTCTCGAGGAGGACGTTCCCGGCGCGCTCGGCGAATCACTCGAGACGATGCGACGAGACCTCGAGGAGTTCGTCGCCGAACTCGAGCAATCCCAGACCGAGGCGCGTGCGGCTCGCGACGAGGCGGAGGCGATGGCGCGGCGACTCGAAGAGCAGGCCGAGCGCGTCAGCGAGGCGATGGCCGCCGCTGCCGACGGCGATCTCACCGAACAGCTAGACGAGGACATCGAGAACGACGCGATGGCCGAGATCGCCCGCGCGTTCAACGAGATGATCGACCAGTTAGAGGAGACGATCCTCACGATACAGCGCCTCGGGTCGGAGGTCGACGACGTCAGCGCGGACGTTGCCGCACGCGTCGACGAAATCGAACGGGCGACACGCCACGTCAGCGAGTCCGCCGAACAGATCGCGGCGGGGACGGACCAACAGGAGACGCAGTTCCAGAACGTCCTCTCGGAGATGAACGACCTCTCGGCCACCGTCGAGGAGGTCGCGTCGACCGCCGAAACCGTCGCGAACGTCTCGGGAGAGACCGCGAGTCGCGCCGAGGACGCGAGCGAGTCGACTGCCGAAATCGTGACCGAGATGGACCGCCTCGAGCGCCGGACCGAAGCGATCGCGACCCAGATCGGGTCGCTTGACGAAGAGGTAGAACGTATCGGCGACATCGTCGAACTGATCGACGAGATCGCGGCGCAGACGAACATGCTCGCGCTGAACGCGTCGATCGAGGCCGCTCGAGCCGGGCAGGCGGGAGAGCGGTTCGAGGTCGTCGCCGACGAGGTCAAGGAACTCGCCGAGGAAACCGCCGAAGCGACCCAGCAGGCCGATTCGTTGATCGGCGAGGTACAAGATAGCACCGACGAGGCGGTCTCGAGCGTCCACGAGATGCGCGAGCAGGTCGACGACAGCGTCGACTCCGTCGAGGACGGCATCGAGGCGCTCGAGGATATCACGACGCAGGTCGAGGACGTCAACGACGGCGTCCACGAGATCAATCGCGCGACCGACGAACAAGCCAGGGCGAGTCAGGAGGTCGTCTCGGAGGTCCAGACCGCGACCGACGTGAGCGAGGAGACCAACGCCGAAGCGGACAACGTCGCCGCGGCCGCGGAGGAACAGACGGCCTCGATTGCAGAAATCGCCGCCGGCGCGCGTTCGCTCGCCGATTCGGCCCAGGCGCTGTCCGACTCCCTCGAGGCGTTCGATGTGGACCAGACGAGCGAAAGTGACGACGCGGAAGTTCTCGAGTTCGGCGGCGACGAGTTCGAGGATGCTGGTGATGAGTCGGAGAACGATGGAGGAGACGGGAACGGCTCCGGAAGCACTGACTCTGGCGAGGGGTCCGGAGACATCGATTCCGGCGCGGGGTCTGAAAGCACCGACTCCAACGAGACTCGCGTCTCGAACTAG
- a CDS encoding HdeD family acid-resistance protein: MSSTTTTDESTPGYSLERGWRTLALAGGVIGLLGLLAIALPAVTGLSVTVALGVVLVLSGIVHGAQSVTTRGWKGSVWQLAVGAVSLIAGLFVLANPVVALVSLTLLLVAYLVVDGIAELWMATRMAGEPGRGTIVASGAISLVLAAMLWVGFPADAAWAIGLIVGVSLLLTGISMAAVAISGRRGDETGAPAGEPRRA, from the coding sequence ATGAGTTCTACCACGACCACAGACGAATCGACCCCCGGATACTCCCTCGAGCGCGGATGGCGAACGCTCGCACTCGCCGGCGGCGTTATCGGACTACTCGGCCTGTTGGCGATCGCACTGCCGGCCGTTACCGGGCTCTCGGTTACCGTCGCACTGGGCGTGGTGCTCGTACTGAGCGGGATCGTCCACGGCGCACAATCGGTGACGACTCGCGGCTGGAAAGGGTCGGTCTGGCAACTCGCGGTCGGCGCCGTGAGCCTCATCGCCGGGCTGTTCGTCCTCGCGAACCCGGTCGTCGCGCTCGTGAGCCTGACGCTCCTGCTCGTCGCGTACCTGGTGGTCGACGGGATCGCCGAACTCTGGATGGCGACCCGCATGGCCGGCGAACCCGGCCGCGGAACGATCGTCGCAAGCGGCGCGATCTCGCTCGTGCTGGCGGCGATGCTCTGGGTCGGCTTCCCGGCCGACGCCGCCTGGGCCATCGGCCTGATCGTCGGCGTGAGTCTGCTGCTCACCGGCATCTCGATGGCCGCCGTCGCCATCTCCGGCCGACGCGGCGACGAGACCGGCGCTCCCGCGGGCGAACCTCGCCGAGCGTGA
- a CDS encoding diphthine--ammonia ligase produces the protein MSDQAGAWISLFSGGKDSSWALYQALERDLPVERLVTVHPAGDSYMYHVPETGLATLAAESVGIPLVDVEPDDFDADAAADSGAQGDDELEPLEAALADLQTDLEGGIAGLTAGAVESEYQTSRIEGMCDRLECDLFAPLWQEEPRELAEAMLEAGFEIVIVQVAAHGLDEAWLGRTLDADALDDLETLNDEYGVHLLGEGGEFETLVVDGPHMDRRIDLEYDIEWDGTRGRIRVTEASLEDV, from the coding sequence ATGAGCGATCAAGCTGGCGCGTGGATCAGCCTCTTTTCGGGCGGGAAAGACTCCTCGTGGGCGTTATATCAGGCCCTCGAGCGCGACCTGCCCGTCGAACGGTTAGTGACCGTTCATCCGGCGGGAGACTCGTACATGTACCACGTTCCCGAGACCGGCCTCGCGACGCTCGCGGCCGAGAGCGTCGGAATTCCGCTGGTCGACGTCGAACCCGACGATTTCGACGCTGACGCCGCCGCGGACTCGGGCGCGCAGGGAGACGACGAACTCGAGCCCCTCGAGGCCGCGCTCGCCGACCTCCAGACCGACCTCGAGGGCGGAATCGCGGGTCTCACGGCGGGAGCGGTCGAGAGCGAATACCAGACGAGCCGTATCGAAGGGATGTGCGATCGACTCGAGTGCGATCTCTTCGCGCCGCTGTGGCAAGAAGAGCCGCGGGAACTCGCCGAGGCGATGCTCGAGGCGGGGTTCGAAATCGTAATCGTGCAGGTTGCGGCCCACGGCCTCGACGAGGCCTGGCTCGGGCGCACGCTCGACGCGGACGCTCTGGACGACCTCGAGACGCTCAACGACGAGTACGGGGTCCACCTGCTCGGGGAGGGCGGCGAGTTCGAGACGCTGGTCGTCGACGGCCCGCACATGGACCGGCGGATCGACCTCGAGTACGATATCGAGTGGGACGGCACCCGCGGCCGGATTCGCGTGACCGAGGCGAGCCTCGAGGACGTTTGA